The genomic stretch CTCGCCCTCCCTCCTACCCTTCCCTTCCCTCCCTTGCCTCTACCCTCCTCTCACACAACCTTCGAGTTGTAGCCAAATGCCACTTGACCTTCTAGTTGCGGCCAAAAATTGCAACTAGATCATGACTTCTAGCTATGACTAGAAGGTTGGTCTGATCGTGGCCTTGGAAGCGGAGAGGTAGGGGAAGGGGATGAGAAGGAGCAAAAAGGAAGGATAGGGAGGAGAAAGGAGGCGGAGAAGAGAGAAGGAAGGAGAGGGCCGATGGTGGTGGGTGAAAAAAGATAGAGGCGATGGGTTTTTTCtcattaattatttatttttttagtttgtaTTTGAGATTTGCATATATTAGGTGTTCTTGAGAGTGTGTTACTGTAACATTTGTATTGGAAAAACTTGTTTGTGAAAAAGTCACTAATCCAAAGAGAGCCATGGTTCAATAATTAGATAATAATATGCGTTTATAAATATTGAACTTTTTGGTGAGATCGGTCCCAAAATGATATAATGACAAACCAATATGTGGTAAATTATTTGATAAATAGTACTAAATGCTAGTATTAACAAATTTAGCATCACTAAACAAGATTTGTGGTAATATAGGATAAAATCATTaaatttatctctttatttagttcataatataggataaaatgattaaatttggtgttttattttttaaatcacaaaaactacTCTAAAAGCacaaaatttgagtttttgctaaaagtgcttttaatatcaaaaaccctactcctaattttatggattaaagttcaccaaacactttaaaaatacttttaacaCCTAAAAGTAATTTTCTACTGAAAACACTCCAATCCCAAATTGGTCTGAAGTCTCAATTAGTCAACGTCAAGTTGGCCTTGATTTGTTTGTGCTTCTGTACTCCCGTCATCTTTTAGGACTTGTTTGAACACAATGATTTATGCACATTGCCATCTTAATTACGCAATCTCAAATAGATAAATAGTTAGTATAGTTTAACATCAATGATGTTAGACTTTTGTAATGTTGTAATCACAAAAGTAGATGGGACCTTGATAGCCAGCCACAGCACATAATTTGGCCACTAATGTAAGAAGAGTATTAATTGTTTTCTTCTTAACTTTATGCTTACAAAATTTGTGGTTATTTAAGACTTACCCATATACTTCTTAGCAAGTACATTTTGTATTTTAGAGCTCCACAAGCTTAAAAAATAATTACTCTCACCAACGAAAAGCGTTATCAAATCTAAACTAAATTAGTCAATTAAAATCGATTTAAGGACTATTTTGTGTTaagttagaaaaaaaaactatagtCATAGTTGAATCGAAAGAGTCATAATAAACTTTGATAACTTGAATTGATCTTAAAAGTTTTAATTTTGGTCGAAAAAAATTTCTCGAAGCTTTGCTTGAATTAAATAGAAACAACATAATCTATTGAATCTCAGCGACTTAATCAAACCTTTTTGTCCACTTTGAAACTTCTTGTCAAACACATAATTccaaaaaaacagaaaaagaagtCATCAAAATGTATCCATAATTCCATTTATGTATGATTTTCCAGATAATTTTCAATTGAACAATTAATTGCACACTAAAGTTTTTAATATTATTTGCAAATTCCAAAACTGAAAGGACTACTTcataaaatttcaaaatcaagAACGGAAAAAACCGCTCTAGAGCTCTACTGCTCTTCCCAGGAAATAGAAATGGAAGAAAAGTGGATAGCGTAAAGAGGATATACATCGATCAGACCTATATTTCTCCCATTAGTGCCACGTGTCACGATAAGACTTCACCAAGCTCCACTCCCCTCAAAATCAATCACCATCGGATTTTTCCACGTCTTTATTGGGAGATAAAAAGCACGTGCGTCTACCATCAATCACCACGCACTCACCCCTACCCAATTATTCCCCTTCCCCCACCATCCGACTCCGACCCCACGCGGACCCCACCCCCTCCATATCAAGCTTTCAACAATAAGAACCACTCTCTCTTATATGGCATaatttttcccttctctctctaAAATTGTCTCACTCTCTCTATCTCTACTCTTTACTCTGTCTCCATGGTGATCCTCTCTGCTCCTCCTCCTTGTAGCCTCTTCACTTCGGCGGCGGCGGGGGCAGCTCGAGCTGCTTCTCCGGCCTGTTCAAGTTGGAGAGCAACTTCAATTTTTTCAGTAAAGGTTTCCAGTTCTGTAGAGTTCTGCCCTTCGGCTAAGTCGGTGAGAGGAATGGCGGAGATTTTTGGTGGCGATAAGACGAAAGGTTCCGCCACGGCAGCTGCGGAGGCGTTGGCTGCTTCCGGTTCTAGTTCCAGCTGCTCCATCTCGGAGCTCTCGCTCTCGCTGAATTTCGTGGATTTCCGAACTGAAGAAGGTCCTCTTCTGGTCCATACACTttcgctcttttttttttttttattcttcctGCGTGAGTGTCTTAATGCATTTATCTGCATATATATTAACAAATTTACATATGTGTAATTTGTTAATCAATCTAATTCGTGTGTTGACGAACTTAATTTGTATGTGCACCTGCTTATACCAGCGAATACGTTGCTTGTATTTCAGTTGCTGTGTATATCACGAGATACAtaattcaaataaataaaataaagatgtGTGTGTGAGAAACACACGAACTCACTCTTGCATGTGTAATTATCAAGTTTAGCCACTTCCTATAGGTATAATGTGTTTCTTgtacattttaaaatttttatcgTTGAAAGTGGAAATGATTGATTGCAGTTattgaatttttgcaatttgcTAAAAATTCAGTTGTGGTTGTATGCATTGTGCACATGACGTTACATTTCTTCGTAAATGTGTTTGTAAATATGTTTGtttgagtttctttttttttttcctttgcctTTGTAGTTGAATGATCCCATGTTTGGTTGCTATGACGGTCTAGAGGTATCCTGGCTCTTAATTTGTTGTTCGTGCTGATTTCTTGTAAATTCTTGATGAGCTGCAGTTTTTCCTTCATTCTAATCAAGATGCTTTATGAATTTGGATCTGAATGGTGCTGTAATAATACCCAGGGCTTGCAGTTTTGAGACATCTAAGTTACGTTGGATAGTTGTCCATTGTCAATTAGTGGAAGACAGTGTTCTGTGCCTTTCTATGTCACGTGGCAGTTTGTTAGGACTGAGAAATATAATACTcaactattctttttttttttttttccattttgtttCTGGTTGATACTCTACTTGTTATAAgggttctatttttctttttcaatcttctagtccaaaaaattttaaagtacAATGATGACCATAGCCATTGCTTTCAGAATGTATTTAAAGTTTTTACATGGGGttcttatttcaatttctttatTCTTTCCTATGTGAAGAAGATTTCAGCTATGATCATGTGTGGGTATTTTTCAGATCAAAAGAAGCTTTACCGtattcgtttttttttttttggcctaatGAAATTTGTAAGTTTTGCTATTGTTTTTCCAGCAAATTTAAAAAGTGGGAGTTCTACAGTAAACAGATATGCCCAATCTACAATGTATGTGTTGTTTTTCTGCATGCAAATTCTGCATTATTTGTGACTTTCTGCATAATCTGCCACCTTGAACTTAGGCATAATCTGCATGCAAGAAAGTAGGAAGGGGCTGTCCTTTTCTGTATCTTGAACTTAGTTCCCATCACCATACCCAGTTTGGATGAAAAATGCATGGAGTGAGATAACTCTAGACGAATGAGTTGCCAACTGCTTCATATTCTTGAGAGTATGCAAAGGTGGCATGAAACATTGGCTGTTGTATGGCAAGATGATAGCTTCATATGGTAGCAAGGGGAAAGAAGATTCAGTAATGTCTCAAATTGCATACTGTTGTATAGTTGCATTTAACCATGGGATCAGATTTTGCATATCCAAAGTCTAACTACAATAGATTTGGATACAGGATGAGctatataattttgttttataagatgtcaaaagtttttacttcagtaGAATTGGTATAAcagtaaggaaaaacaaaactagTTAAAGCGCATTCCTTTGAAACACTTATTTAAGGCTGAAAACATTGTTAAACATCCAAAGTACTTCCATACATGCTTTACCTGCAAGGAGTTGTGGTTTATTCATGAAGCATAAATGTAAGCAACTGATGCAGCTGCTTTACACGAAGTGTGTTATAACAATGGAATCATCTTGGATTCAATACAGCCTCCCTAAAACTAATCTTTttgccaaaatttgagtgtcatATCTGAAATTGACAAGGGCATTTACTATTTACAACTGAAAATAATTACATCAATTAATCATAAATGCTGTATATTGTTTCCCCCCATGGCCATgatggggtttttttttttgggagggggggggggtgtcGTATTGTAATGGCCTGATGCTCCTACCTCAAAAATGAAACCTTTGATATTAGATTGCAACTGTGGAAACCCGTGATTTTAGACTGGAACTATGGTTGGTGTTATCTGATGTTTTCCTGGTATTTACCTGTCAGAGTAATAGAAGTTGAGAATGAAAATGCTTTTGTACAATAGTGGTCATACTGAACttttttccatttcttgcttTACAGATCTACTTTCTGGGATTAGAAAAGCAGCAGACTCTGGAAGGTTGCCTCTGAATGTTACTCAAGGCATGGAGGAGTTGTATCAGAACTACCGGAATGCTGTAAATTCATCTTCTTGTACTTGCAATTTGATCTTTCATTTGGGTGTAGAATATTTTGTCAAATATGACAATGGTTTCTATGATACTTTTTACTCGTTGCACATTTGTGAAGGTGTTCAATCCAGCTGACTTTTTTCTTCACTGTTGGTTGTTGATATTTCTCCATTTCTGGATACTTGTGATGTTAATCTACAACAACTTTAAAGCATATGATCCAAAATGGTTTATATGAGATTAGAATAACTCCAAGTCTTGGAAAGCAATTTATCATTTCATTTTTGGGCTCATTTGCCTGGTTGTAGGGCTGTTCTTGATTTAAATGATGTCTTTCAAGGCATTCCACATTGTATCCTGTGAAACTTCGATTAATTGATTTCTAGGCAATTCTACCTACGTCTGATTTCATgtcaaatatatacattgatgttcTTACAAGCATTGCATGAGATTATGGCATTATTATTCCCTTGAACAATCTTGTTTTCCAATCATTTGAATGGGATACTATTTGCGACATGCTTATAGTGCTTCATTAGTGAAAACTCTCTTTTTCCTGGCAAATTAGCAATCAATGGTGGTATGAGTTCTTCAAAGACTGGCTATTTTTTCCAATAATATCTGTAATGTTTCTAAATTTAAGTGCATGCACACCTTTTACATTGATAACAATTTTGTTTATGCTTAATTTGATTTTGTGCAATATTGAGTGGAAAATGGTGGTTAACCATGCTGACTATCATTTAAGTACAGTCTATTCAAGTATAGTCTtgtgcttttcttttgtttggttCATAACTATCTCAAATGTTTGCTATTTCGTGATTCATATATGATACTTTCACTCCAGGTTTACCAAAGTGGAGATCCCAAAGCTCGTGAGATTGTATTATCTAATATGGCTTTGGCATTTGATCGCATCTTCATGGATGTCAAGGTAAGAACGGTATCATCTAATGCTGTACTATTTGCAATTTTAGGATTTCcttgttgtaattgttgatTTGCATCCACTTTCAGgatccttttgaattttcatCCTATCACAAAGCTATTCGAGAACCTTTTGACTACTACATGTTTGGTCAAAATTATATCCGTCCCTTGATTGACTTCAGGCGagtcttttatttcttttatttgtcaTTTTACTAAGGATGTCTGGTTTACTGTAATTCAGGAGTGAGTAGAGTGGCTGTACTTCTCTTTGTTGGGTTAGGAAAAATCTCCATATATGGAAATCTGCTTAGGCTATGCCAAATAAAATTTGAGTGCAGCCTGAAATTCAAGTCCCATAGCTGGTGTACCCCAGTTTAGGTCAAATTTGCCTTTTTAATGCTTTCTGTCTGCAAATGACTACCAGCAACTGGggttaaaactttgaaattctGAACTTACGggcttatttttctttctttctttctttctttctctgttTTAAGTCTTTAACCATATGCTTTGTGtttgtaagttttttttttttgctttatgCTAGATTTTGTCCAACTTTTGAAATAGCTCTGAGAATAAACTGTTATCTGAATTGAGTATGCAGTCTGAATTGAGTATGCAGTTGGATGCCTGTAATCTCTTGTATAACTTCATCTCAACCAAGTGACCTGGCTGGttgccttttttttccccccctttAACTGGATAATTCCGTGTAATCCCACTTGACATCAGACTTTGAGATAAAGTTTGGTACATGAAACCAACTGAGCTTTCATTGCTTGTCATCTCTTGATATTCCATGGCTGATTACTTATATGATTCCTAATGTGGCCCCCCCTCTCTCTCCTTTGGGGCTGTTATGGGTAAGGATAAGAAGGTACATGTAGGCGTATGTAAACACCGAGGTCAGTTAGTTATCACCTGGTTTGGTCAATAACACTTGACAACGTGAGGTGAGATCGAGAGCATTTACCAGTAAGCAAGAGAGAAAAGCACTAGTTGTTAGACATTGGTATTGCGTATTTTAGATGAGTTGGTAGATGATTTCCATGACGGGAGTGGCTTTCGAGTTTGGGTAAGAAGGATGTAAGATCCTTCCACCTGAGAGCTTTAGATCTTTCTCTTAAGGAGGAGATGGGATGTCAGATTTGTGTCAAGCTTTTCTGTCAGCAGATCAAGCAAGCTTTTGTTTAGTGGGTTCATTGAGGGGAAGCAAGAAACAGTACATAGGGAGATTTATTGGCATCTCAGCCATTACCTTCTGTCAAATTGGAATATCATTTTGTTTTTCAGTTATCTTACATATTTCCTTTCAGCCTTCTTTTCTGGAAGAATGAGGGCTTAAGTTTTTATCACGAAGATTTTAACCTATAAATGCTATATTTTCATATGTATTTTACAGCCATTTTATCCTCTCATCTCCATAAGAAAGCTACATAGGAAAAGATTGCTTAAGAGTAAAggtaaaacaagaaaagaaattttcaaaagaagataaagaagcAGGCATTTAGTTTTCTCCTTTCCCCCTCCCAGCTATTAAAACCCACCTTGCCTGcataacaacaacaacaatagcctgccaaaaaaatcatttatttaatttatttgtgTAACAGTTCCTGCTGCCTTCTTGCTTGGCTTTTTCAGTAATGGAAACCGTAAAGCATCCTtcataaagaaagaaaaagaagtagaCATGTGATTTTTGTTCAGTGGTTGAAAAAGTGATTGTGTGGTTGTGTGGGATTGGGTAAAAAGTTATATTTGTAATCATGAATATCTAGTGCATATGTTTTGAACAGGAGCTTTGATCTGATAGATCAGTTACTGATAGGAGATGGTGTAGGCTAAGTGCTAGAGAAAAGGAGGTGGAGGCTAGTTCAAAGTGGATATTTAAGGACTAACAAGATTCAActatatatttttgttttggaaGGACACTTTGTCTATTCCCTCTAGGTGAAAGAGGATAGTTGATCCTGTTTGGTTATTGGTCTCTTTAGGCTGTATTTTGGGACAAGTATCTTATTTGTTGAGCTGTCAATTTTCAAGATTAATTGCCAAGTGACATATCTTGTGCGGTTTCCTCATCTGCAATAACCCTCAGTTGTACAGTTTCCTATATAATTCTGATTTATTTCTAGGACTCGCATGAAGTCTCTGCCAccatattcatttttttcttttttttagagGTCCATGCAATAAGCAAAATCACTAATTTATCCCTTTACAGGAACTCTTATGTTGGAAACATTTCTCTTTTCAATGAAATTGGAGACAAGCTTCTTCAGGTGcatttgctttttatttttcctcCTTTTCATGGTTGGTGAGGATTTATTATTCAAATTCCATCTTTAGAGTCACTTCATGTCTCCAGATCTctgtctctgtctctctctctctctctctctctctatatctGGTTTGTGTATGGGTGCTTGCGTGTGCATTTTTCATTCTTTATGCTTCTGATTGTCATCCCTCAGTTGGATCCATAACTGTTAAAGGGTTAAAATAATTGGAAAGCAGTGAAAATGAAATTCCATATTTTCTCGAGTTTCCTTGCTTGTAATAGAAGGAAAGTTAAGCATTTAGATCTAGCTTTACTTTCCGTCCTTCTCTTTTGCATTTCACCCAACTGTAGCATAAGAGTAACATGTAGGAGAAACagtagaagaaacttttcatgaaaaataagatgataaaaagaaaaaaaaagatgtaaCAGAATAGATTGTTTTTGGAGAGAAAATTGTAAAAGTACTTGGTAAGAGTGTAACTGTTTCTCCCTCCATCCCACTGAGGTGTCATACTTTCTATTTTGGTCTGTCCAAATACAGCCACTCTATAATATGATAAAAATTTCTCATCTAATTTCCATTCCTACCCTTCATTTAAAATGAGCTGCTGGCCCATCATAattcttttgacttttgctaAGAAATTGTGCATGAAACTCACCAGCTTGGAACATGTGATGGCAAAAGGAGTGTGTTTCCGTGCATTCCTTTTCATTTGATGGTGATCTGATAAAGAATTGCATGGAATGCACATGGTCCCCACGAATTACACTAGCTCTAATATCAGTCGAGTGTGCAACTACGCTTGGTTCATTGGTAGCTTGTTAATTAACACAGGAAATTCATTTGACCTAGGTCATTTCTTACAATGTTCTGAAGGGTAAGTATAGAAAACAAAGCAACATTTCAGTACtgttgaaaaaaaatgattctCTAGACGCGACGAAAAATTTGGGATGGagtaatatttttgttttgggGGGCTTTAGATACTGCTTTTACTTTTGATTCTGTAGTTCATTTTGATTTGCTGATATAGAATGAAAAATTACAACATTACTGGATGGTGCTACCTGTGCCCAAGTACAAGTCTGACCAATGAAAGTTAGGTTGTAAAATTGCTGGCTTAAAGAAGCTGGATGGGAATCATTGATAGTTTATATGTTCTTGTTTGCTAATGGTTGAGATATCATATTAACATGGGGATGGGGAACAAGGttctttttgccctttttttcccccttttgttttttcaCTTGGTTTGAGATTAAGTGCAGGAGATGGCTGCTTAACCTAAAGTTGGAGTGCTGTAGTCTTATCTCCCTTAACCTTTCTTTTGGCCTGTGTTTTTTGTGGACGTGTAACTAAGAACGTATTTGATTattatttatctattaattaTATGATAAATAGTATTCTGCAGCTTTCTGTcctaaataaaaattaaaattctgtattttggattgtattttcaGGGTGACAACATTGTCTTGATGTCTAACCACCAGACTGAAGCAGATCCAGCTGTTATTGCATTGCTGCTGGAATCAACAAATCCTAATCTTGCTGAGAACGTGGTGAAATAATCTATCTATAATCTGAGACTAAAAGTAAAAGCCTGTTCATATCTGCTATGAGTAATCTGTTAAAACCAACGTTTTTATGTTGCATCACAGATCTATGTGGCTGGGGATAGAGTTATTACTGATCCTCTTTGCAAGCCCTTTAGCATGGGAAGGTGCATTTGTATTTACTTTAAAGAAGCTTGTATTTATAAATGTGCTTGTTCCTTCTGAAATGATTTAAAGTTGGTTGGCTTTCTACATTTCAGGAATCTGTTATGTGTTTATTCAAAAAACCACATGAATGATGATCCTGAGCTGGTTGAGATGAAACGTAGAGCAAACACAAAAAGCTTAAAAGAGATGGCTTTGCTTCTGAGGTATACTGGCTTATTCATTAAGAAGCAATTGTCTGAATTATGTGAAGTTCCAAATTCATTTAAAAGTTGCCTTTAATCTTTAAGTCCAGTTGTCAATTGTCCATCTTCCTAGTGTATGTGACAACATTGTCAAATGCCTTGGCTATGATACCATTGTGTGTCCCATTTAAACTCAGACTCCCCATTGTCGTATTTAATCCATTATTCTAGTAATGCTGTTCTTTGTTGTGGAACAATATAGATGTGACGTTATTGGTTTAGTGACACCCAGCATCCTCTTTTTGGCTTCATCAATTGCCAGTTGTTTACCAAGTAAAAAGGGTACAGATATGTGGTATTTGTTCCACAGAATGATTTGTTTAGTATTAAAACTTACAGGTTCTAAATTCCTATAATGATCTTGCATATATAGCAAATTTATGTATTATATGCTACTTTTAAATTGCTCCCTTTGCCATTTTGGTTTTGATTAGTTCAGTCAGATATAGGACTGGCAACATCTTTCTGGTCATTTTATGATCTTAGAACAGGTGAACTGGGCATGCAGATTACACTATCTTAGCCTTGGACTGAACATCAATAGTTTGTTTTTGAAGTTCTAATGACGTTAAAGAATTTCAAAGCTTAAGCATTTCTATTGTTGTATATCACGACCACATTCTAATGTCAATCATTGGACCCTATGTTTCCACTTAAAATCATTTGACTGTAGTTTCACCAGTTCTGGACCTTTAGGAGGCAAAATCTGAAACTATTCTGAGCTTCTTTATCCTGATATACAATTAGTAGTATTGACTTCATTTGTTTTGCCCCTGAAATTTTTCTCCTCACTCTGGTAATTGCACTTTTAATTTCTTAGTTCCTTTGCACAGTTAGGCCTAATTCTAATTTCTTAATCTAGCACTATGTCTGCACAAAGACTAACTTTATTTGATCCCAGGGGTGGATCAACAATAATCTGGATTGCACCAAGTGGTGGCAGGGACCGCCCAGATCCTGTCTCAGGAGAGTGGTATCCAGTAAGGAGATTCCATCACTCATTTACTTTTGACTCAAAACTTGACACCTCCAAGGGATTCCTGTAGACTTGATAAACTGCTTGTTGGTTAAGTCATTTGGAAGAGTCAATTCATGAGGGTATACTTGGTTTCTGAACCCTACAATTTGCTGATGAGCTTAGTATTTCAATGGCACTTAGTGATAACAAAAACTCAAGTTACTTGGAATGAAGTCTTTGCATTAAAAACCAACTTGCCGgtgcaaaaagaagatttgatatCCTTGATTAATATACTTTTGTGTATGTCCGCATAGAGAAGAAGAACTAGGATATCGGTGTTATTATCACGCATATTTAAAAAGTTTGTTAAGTTGACTAAGTGACACATAAGAAGCATATATAGCTTCTTCGCAAAGTTTCTGCAGAAAAAAGGtatttttgtcaagtttttttggtttttgtttgCTATTAATTTCTTTATTGACAATCTCATTGGCAGTGCTTTTAACGGTTGATTTCAACAATTTATTTGACATAAATATATCCCAACCATATTTAATGACATTTAACCCTGGTTATCTCTCATGATTTATACTTTCCTTGAGTTATCAAACAATTGTCTTGTGTAAGAGTTGCAATTGGTTTTTCATTTTGGCATTACTTCCCTTGAAGGTCTTTGTCAAGAGTTGTATAGGTTTTCTTTTTACTCTTTATGTAATCAAGGACC from Coffea eugenioides isolate CCC68of chromosome 8, Ceug_1.0, whole genome shotgun sequence encodes the following:
- the LOC113779593 gene encoding glycerol-3-phosphate acyltransferase, chloroplastic-like isoform X1 encodes the protein MVILSAPPPCSLFTSAAAGAARAASPACSSWRATSIFSVKVSSSVEFCPSAKSVRGMAEIFGGDKTKGSATAAAEALAASGSSSSCSISELSLSLNFVDFRTEEDLLSGIRKAADSGRLPLNVTQGMEELYQNYRNAVYQSGDPKAREIVLSNMALAFDRIFMDVKDPFEFSSYHKAIREPFDYYMFGQNYIRPLIDFRNSYVGNISLFNEIGDKLLQGDNIVLMSNHQTEADPAVIALLLESTNPNLAENVIYVAGDRVITDPLCKPFSMGRNLLCVYSKNHMNDDPELVEMKRRANTKSLKEMALLLRGGSTIIWIAPSGGRDRPDPVSGEWYPAPFDVSSVDNMRRLVEHAGVPGHIYPLAILCHDIMPPPPKVEKEIGEKRMISFHGVGLSVAPEIGFHATSLEDPEKNKAAYTQALYDSVNEQYNVLKSAIHGKQGLNASTPTVSLSQPWQ
- the LOC113779593 gene encoding glycerol-3-phosphate acyltransferase, chloroplastic-like isoform X2, which codes for MAEIFGGDKTKGSATAAAEALAASGSSSSCSISELSLSLNFVDFRTEEDLLSGIRKAADSGRLPLNVTQGMEELYQNYRNAVYQSGDPKAREIVLSNMALAFDRIFMDVKDPFEFSSYHKAIREPFDYYMFGQNYIRPLIDFRNSYVGNISLFNEIGDKLLQGDNIVLMSNHQTEADPAVIALLLESTNPNLAENVIYVAGDRVITDPLCKPFSMGRNLLCVYSKNHMNDDPELVEMKRRANTKSLKEMALLLRGGSTIIWIAPSGGRDRPDPVSGEWYPAPFDVSSVDNMRRLVEHAGVPGHIYPLAILCHDIMPPPPKVEKEIGEKRMISFHGVGLSVAPEIGFHATSLEDPEKNKAAYTQALYDSVNEQYNVLKSAIHGKQGLNASTPTVSLSQPWQ